From a region of the Pogona vitticeps strain Pit_001003342236 chromosome 7, PviZW2.1, whole genome shotgun sequence genome:
- the SGTA gene encoding small glutamine-rich tetratricopeptide repeat-containing protein alpha isoform X1, with product MAEQKRLAFSIVQFLQDQLQNGGLSLDAQESLEVAIQCLETAFGVSLEDQSLAISQTLPEIFEAAAAKEPQPTVPTPDPATPSEEDTAEAERLKAEGNEQMKAENYDSAVSYYGKAIELNPSNAVYYCNRAAAYSKLGNYAGAVRDCERAIGIDPKYSKAYGRMGLALSSLNKLSEAVVYYRKALDLDPDNETYKSNLKVTEQKMKEAPSPTGSPGGFDLASLLNNPGFMSMASNLMNNPQVQQLMSGMISGGQSPIATPGASPSPNDLASLIQACVKGTRGQQFAQQMQQQNPELIEQLRSQIRSRAPSASNEEQQE from the exons ATGGCAGAGCAGAAGCGGCTGGCCTTCTCCATCGTCCAGTTCCTCCAGGACCAGCTGCAGAACGGGGGCCTCTCCCTGGACGCCCAGGAGAGCCTGGAAG TTGCCATCCAGTGCCTTGAGACAGCCTTTGGGGTCTCCCTGGAGGACCAGAGCCTGGCCATCTCCCAGACGCTGCCGGAAATTTTCGAAGCCGCTGCTGCCAAG GAGCCTCAGCCCACGGTGCCCACCCCTGACCCAGCCACCCCCTCCGAGGAGGACACCGCAGAAGCAGAAAGGCTGAAGGCCGAAG GAAATGAACAGATGAAAGCAGAGAACTATGACAGTGCCGTCTCGTACTATGGGAAAGCCATTGAACTCAACCCGTCCAATGCAGTCTACTATTGCAACAG GGCCGCCGCCTACAGCAAGCTTGGTAACTACGCTGGGGCCGTCCGGGACTGTGAAAGAGCCATCGGCATCGACCCCAAATACAGCAAAGCCTACGGGAGGATGGG CTTAGCCCTCTCCAGCCTGAACAAGCTCTCAGAGGCCGTGGTCTACTACCGGAAAGCTCTGGACCTCGACCCGGACAACGAGACGTACAAGTCAAACCTGAAAGTCACCGAGCAGAAAATGAAGGAGGCTCCAAGCCCG ACGGGAAGCCCAGGGGGCTTTGACCTGGCTAGCCTCCTCAACAACCCGGGATTTATGAGCATG GCCTCGAACCTGATGAACAACCCTCAAGTGCAGCAGCT GATGTCGGGGATGATCTCGGGGGGCCAGAGTCCGATAGCGACGCCGGGAGCCAGCCCTTCCCCGAACGACCTCGCCAGCCTTATTCAAGCGTGTGTAAAAGGAACCAG AGGCCAACAGTTTGCTCAGCAAATGCAGCAGCAGAACCCAGAGCTGATAGAGCAGTTGCGGAGCCAAATCCGGAGCAGGGCCCCCAGCGCCAGCAACGAAGAGCAGCAGGAGTGA
- the SGTA gene encoding small glutamine-rich tetratricopeptide repeat-containing protein alpha isoform X2: protein MAEQKRLAFSIVQFLQDQLQNGGLSLDAQESLEVAIQCLETAFGVSLEDQSLAISQTLPEIFEAAAAKEPQPTVPTPDPATPSEEDTAEAERLKAEGNEQMKAENYDSAVSYYGKAIELNPSNAVYYCNRAAAYSKLGNYAGAVRDCERAIGIDPKYSKAYGRMGLALSSLNKLSEAVVYYRKALDLDPDNETYKSNLKVTEQKMKEAPSPTGSPGGFDLASLLNNPGFMSMASNLMNNPQVQQLMSGMISGGQSPIATPGASPSPNDLASLIQAGQQFAQQMQQQNPELIEQLRSQIRSRAPSASNEEQQE from the exons ATGGCAGAGCAGAAGCGGCTGGCCTTCTCCATCGTCCAGTTCCTCCAGGACCAGCTGCAGAACGGGGGCCTCTCCCTGGACGCCCAGGAGAGCCTGGAAG TTGCCATCCAGTGCCTTGAGACAGCCTTTGGGGTCTCCCTGGAGGACCAGAGCCTGGCCATCTCCCAGACGCTGCCGGAAATTTTCGAAGCCGCTGCTGCCAAG GAGCCTCAGCCCACGGTGCCCACCCCTGACCCAGCCACCCCCTCCGAGGAGGACACCGCAGAAGCAGAAAGGCTGAAGGCCGAAG GAAATGAACAGATGAAAGCAGAGAACTATGACAGTGCCGTCTCGTACTATGGGAAAGCCATTGAACTCAACCCGTCCAATGCAGTCTACTATTGCAACAG GGCCGCCGCCTACAGCAAGCTTGGTAACTACGCTGGGGCCGTCCGGGACTGTGAAAGAGCCATCGGCATCGACCCCAAATACAGCAAAGCCTACGGGAGGATGGG CTTAGCCCTCTCCAGCCTGAACAAGCTCTCAGAGGCCGTGGTCTACTACCGGAAAGCTCTGGACCTCGACCCGGACAACGAGACGTACAAGTCAAACCTGAAAGTCACCGAGCAGAAAATGAAGGAGGCTCCAAGCCCG ACGGGAAGCCCAGGGGGCTTTGACCTGGCTAGCCTCCTCAACAACCCGGGATTTATGAGCATG GCCTCGAACCTGATGAACAACCCTCAAGTGCAGCAGCT GATGTCGGGGATGATCTCGGGGGGCCAGAGTCCGATAGCGACGCCGGGAGCCAGCCCTTCCCCGAACGACCTCGCCAGCCTTATTCAAGC AGGCCAACAGTTTGCTCAGCAAATGCAGCAGCAGAACCCAGAGCTGATAGAGCAGTTGCGGAGCCAAATCCGGAGCAGGGCCCCCAGCGCCAGCAACGAAGAGCAGCAGGAGTGA